The genomic interval tACAACgagaacaaactaaaaaatgtACAAATAAGCTTCAACGGTTACGTGACCAAATTTCTTCAATCATATCTATGCATGAAGAACGTGATTGAAGCTAGCCGATAAACCCCGATTTTGGGGTTCATGGGCTACACCGGGCTAGGTCCAACTTCCTATTCGTCCCAATTGGTGATTCCTCCACCTTCATCCTCaattatcatgttatgcatgatgAGGCATGTATACATGACATTAGCGATACAAGATGAAGAAAAGCGTCAAGCCTTTTACTATGCGCGATTgcagcacaccaaatgcccatTCGACATCCTTCTGCACAGCCTGCTGGCTTTGAGCAAATAAAGCTCTCCTCTCATCCGTTGGGAATGTGATTAACTTCGGAAATGCGGGCCACTTCAAGTATATGTCATCAGCCAAGTTATACCCCTTACGATACGGTTGGCTGTTGACAGTGAAGTCGGTGGTCGGGCCTCTACCATAGCATAGTTCAACTTTCGTTGAAGAGAGACGATGAGTTCAAGACATTGATTTCGTTGTTTGACCTGGCCACACCAAAGTAAGCACGTCATATCTAAAGTCTTTGGTTTGATTGGGATTATGCAGCGGAAGAGTGCAGAAACACACGGATCCTTAAGGATTTATTTAGGGATTAAGTGATTAAACCAAATTTCTAGCAATTTATGACGGTCAGACCGTCCCACAACAAACGGATCCTTAAGGACCTATTTAGACGattaagtaattaaatcaattttcATACAATTTATGACGGTCAGGCATCCCATAGCTCCTTGATGTTGCGTACTGAAAGACGTCATTAACAAGATCAACTTCGGTGTTGTTATATGATCTAGTTGAAGACGCAAATACTAATTATAATTAtcattattgaaatataatttatgtaACGGTACTCTTTCGAAAATGAATGGGTGATACTATACGCCCTGATTAAATACTGAAATCCTCAATTATATAAACCATTTAATTAGATGCTAATTAGTGATTTAACACTAATTAATAGTTTAAGTAAGTTCAAAGTCTTAATTAATAGCTACTCGCCTACTCTTGTTGTCGTCGCCTATATATATACACGTAGGATCACTAGCGAAGCCATAACTTTAACATTGGGGCCCACATTATTGTTAGTAGTTGTGTATATTTTTGATATTGTCGTTTCGCTATAGAAAAGTTGTGCGACATACATTGTAGGTGCTataaaaaagagatgaatgatGAGAGAATATAATTACAACATGATCTAGATGCTAAATATGTAATGGAAAATATAATTACAGTGTCATCAAAATTGtgtagtttatttttttaatataaatttaattttatatgaatttacGGAAACAACGAAAGTTAAATTGAGAATAAAATACAGAATTTCccctattaaaattaaaaatatattaaaataacaaaagtaaacaaaaataaagTAGCAAAAAAGTATGAACAGAATAGAGAATTATTTAATggtaaaatagaaaattcaaaGCCATGGTTAAATAAAAAATTCCTaatgtggcttcgccactgtGTAGGATACATATGTATACACACacataggcatgcacaaaccgacccggcccggcggttaaccgccggttcgggcccgccggttcatgaaccggaaccgggcccggaaccggcgggttgaaccggcagaagggttgaagggtcggaagggccggttcaggtttggcaatatattgaacctgaaccggcggttcaaaaccggcggttcggcggttcgaaccgccggttcaaagggttaaatagtgtttcgtaggttaggggtcgtagggttcgcgtaggggtttagtatagccgttggaaccggAGGTTCgcgggtaaaccgccggtttgaggggtaaaccgccggttcgggagccggtttctgacggttccggcaactttttcagaggctaggccgtagggtcagtgtgtaggcctgcaaaaccggtcagaaacccgGTTTTCGGTCAGAACCGGCAgttttctgacggaaaccgtggacaacccgccgtttagggttgaaccgccatatgtttttgtatatgcaaaaacaattacataattgtattgtatatactctagtcgatgaagtatatttctctatacggctaaatgagggaaacttttgacaattctactatatttgttgattgttagacgaaactcaacatttaaagttgaattgctaaaggtgtccttaatttagttatgtagaaagatcttcttcgccggttaagagtatatatataatacacttatacgtttaagaacttcaacatcgtttcttgtcatttgtaattagttcttcactagtagtctcatttgtatttaaattttgtttaagacttcaagaccgccatatattttcaatttgtaattgttgtaacttgtaacgtgtaatttgtaaacatgcaatttcaataaaattgcaactttatccgtatttttttcaattttatttactcacatttcataaaaaaacaaacttgaaaagtgtaatgtaagttgattaaaattgaaaagttgaaaaatgcaaaaaaaaaaaaaaaattcgtcgaaccgttgaaccggaaccggaaccgccggttttttgaaccggaaccggaaccgccgggagctaggcgggccggttcaggttcatacattccccgacccttgaaccgccggttcatgaccctgacccggcggttttcgacccttgtgcatgcctacacACACATCCTTTCTAGATTAAGCTACTAGTTATGACCACATCTGATGTTTGATGAagtaattactagtagtatataatttactagtagtatataatttctTTCTACAATAGTTCAGAGCTTGTTCtagattttataaaattcaaagTCCCTATGGCCCCATCCCCCACCCCTCCTCTAACGTGTTTCCACAATATCACAgtagtatttttaatattttaacaatatttattactgtaaaataaaaatgtatccTCAATCGGCGGCCGGTCAAAGTGATACCACCAATGTTTTCTATGTAGATACACTGTTGCAGTAACAATTTCGTTGAAGACGGCAGTCTTCAGTTTTTACATCTCTACTTTATTAGAAAAATGAGATATATCCAGGGTTAGTAAAATATTCATACccgtttattttattttaaaatagacCATTAATTCATTAACAATATTGTACTTTTATATGCAACGACTAAAATATATCTAGGTTTATATTTATCCAAACTAAGAACAGGCTGAAGAGGAAGTGACCTAAATATTGGTGAGAAATGGACATCGTTTCCAATCTGTCGATCATGAAGCTTTTATGTGTACATTTAATTATTTGGTTATATTCTCAATGAAATACTCCTCCGCGAGTATTAATGTTCCATtcgtaaatatttattttattattcttttattaattttaataaatgaacCTTATATTTAACTGActttttacttatattttattaaaacttaatatttatataaaaaaagaatcaCAATGCATTAATTTTTTCTACCACATTCCTTTACGTTTCTTAAATTAATCCAAATAAAGTAATATAATAACAAATGGAGAAAGTATTATACTGTTATTATTGGACTTATTGTagtccttttttcttttttctcacgtaaaatcaaaatacacactagtctTACCCAATAAGAATGAATATATATTGTATCCAAAATTCTTCGAGTATTTATTTAGATTTCGCACACGCACACGCACACGCACAAATATATATACCCCCGGCCATCCTTTTAGGGGTgagaaaaaatatcgaaatatCGGCCTTATCTTATAAAAAAACaactgaaaatatcaaatttttggtatacctcGACAAACAGAATTATCTGGACAACATACATTTTCGTTGCCAATGGACAACCTTGGAGAATTTTAAAGATAAAAGAGATCTAATTAAGAGCATAAAAAACGCACACCCCTCTCATGCACGCGATGGCGCACGTGCAGCTCACGCGGCTATATTGGTCAATCACGTACCTGGCCTACTTTgacaaaaaaattgagagagtAAGAAAGATTTTAGTGCTAGCTTAGAGATAAAGCTtttaaattactactataaagGGAAAACACTGTAAAAAGTGGAGGTGAAGAGAAAATTTTAGTGCATGCATGAGTTGTTGATAACCTAAAGTCCTGAAAAGAACAATAAGTTAACTACATTCAGATAAGAAGacaaatatatatagaaaaagtcTCATTCGTCTCCGTTCCGAAATTTCTAATTCAATATATACTTAGAATATAATTTCTTCCACTTTATTCCCCTTTGGTATTAGAGAACGTCATCAATTACATGCATATCAAACTGCCCGGCCAGCCACATTCCTTGAAAACACTTCTTATCTATACAATATATATTGCCTCTAGCACAATGATTTTGACTCATATATGCGTATATGTTATTTTCTGTGGTTACGTTCAACTAAAAACTTTACCGTATATCGACCATGACTCTTTCTACTGGATTTTTCAGTTAAATACAACAGTTAAACTTGATTAAATTCAACAAAATTACAAGCTTTTCATTGTTGAAATTCGCATACAATGAATGCAATTAGCCACCCTCTTTCTATATATATGTTAATTAACTTAGGATTAATGAACTACCTACCTACTATAAGCTGAGATTAATCGATTAATCAATTTAGCAAACCCTAAACTTCAAAAACATGGCACCAGCTGCAGTTTCTACAAACTCATCAGCTGATGATACTCGTCGCCATCAGCCCTTTGAGTTCAACGAATCGGTCCAATCCTTGGTAGATGCTTCCGACAATCTGGAAGCTCTCCCGACCAAATATAACCTCGGAGACACCAACGACACTAGGGCTTCGAGCTGTGAGTCACTCCCCGTCATTGATTACTCTGCCCTCACCTCCTCCGATCCCCATCAACGCTCCAAAGCCATCGCTGAACTTGCGGAAGCATGCGCAGATTGGGGTTTTTTTGTCGTAAGTAAATCTCACTTTTTTTTTGGTAACTGCAACATTAAATTTGAACCAATGATAGACTCAAACCTACGACCAGCTTGGCCTTGTTGACAAATGAAACAATCAAATATCTCGCATCAGTGTAAGAGCGAACTTgaaccaattggttttaagatggaatCAGATGGAATTCAATTATTGTATCAATGGAGCTAGTCCAACTCAATCAGAAAAATGTCTAACCCTGATTTTAAAAATTGGAACTTAATTTAAGAAGTTCTATAAGACATGCATTAACCAATATCGTTTGTGAGTGCAGCTGGTGAATCATGGGGTACCGAAGGAGTTGATTGAATCAATGTTTGCAACGGTGAGAGAATTTTTCAGGTTGCCGGACGACGAGAAAAAGCAGTACGAGGCGAAAAGCACTTCGTCTCCAATCGCCTGTGGAAATTTCAACTTGAAGAGTACTTCCAATGAAACCTTCACTTTGTGGAGAGATTTCCTCAAGCTCTACGTGCACCCCGATTTCCACTGCCCCACCAAACCCCAACCCTTAAGGTACCTCACAAACTTTCATCTTTCCTTCTAATATTGTGATGCATGGCTTGTTAATATATATCTAGAGAGTTGACATAAAATAAAAACCTAAACTATGTACAAATTACAAGCTTAGCAATGCCATGCATTGAATCTATAAAATAACTGCAATACACCTATAACTAATGAAGAGTATTATTGGTTCAATATATACGGagtataaaatatactccctttgtcccataaaaatagaaactttggGGATGACTCAGATTTTAATGCATAGCTGGTAAAGTATGATAGAACAAAAAAGTGATAAatgtattattagtggagaatgcggctcaccttattagagattAAGACTTTCCATGAATGGATGTGAACTATTTTTATGACggacaaaaatagaaataatgtctatttttaaggaacataATAGAGTATATAAGAAGCATCATGTACTATTAGATAATTCTCATTTGATCCACTTCACATATAATATATTTACTCCTTTAAGTCTATATTGAGATATTTACACGTGAGTTATATTGAAAATGTGAAGTAAAAAGATATCAATTCAAATGCCAAATATGTCACTAATTAATTTCAGGATGAAATCTCATTTTGGTTAATCTGGTTGATCCATTTTTAACCAACTTGTTGTTGGCATGCAGGGAAATTCTGGCTGAATACACTGAAAGAACCCGGAAAATGGCACGAGAACTGGTGGGAGCAGTAGCAGAATCCATGGAGCTCGACCGTCAGTACGTGGAGGAAGCTTTGGAGCTGGATTCAAGTTTTCAAAAATTTGGAGGAAATTTCTATCCACCATGCCCTCAGCCAGATCAAACAATAGGGCTGCCACCACATAACGATCCGGGCCTCTTTACGATATTGCTCATCCACAACGGACTAGCTGGCTTACAGATCGAGCGACAATCCCACTGGTTTGAAGTCAATCCTCCCCCCAATTCTATGATTGTCAATGTTGGTGACCACCTTGAGGTAACTACCTAGCTTGACAAcgtcaaaattaataaagttactacatgaaaatataattacatatatTTTTACCCCTCAATCTAGATACCGGATATCatttgttattaatttgtttttcaaaaagtaaatattttggaccaaattcatattttggtcatatgtttagaaTTAAAATTGATCTTTACTCTTGAATTTATAAGAACGTACTAATATTGATAAAAGTACATTGTTTAATTGTGGCAGATATTTAGCAACGGGAGATGCAAGAGCTCGCGGCACAGAGCGGTGGTGAACAAGGAAAGGGAGAGGCTGTCGATCGCGGTGGGGAACGGTCCCGGGAAAGATGTTGTGGTGGGGCCGGCGGCACTGCTGGTGGAAAGGGACGGCGGCGCTTTGTATCGGTCAATGAAGTATCAAGAATATGTGGAGTCTCAGCTCAGCCGCACTTTCAATGGCATATCAATTCTCGATGAGCAAAGGATATCgacttaattaataaattatggaCGAGGTCAAGATGGATGACATGTGTGTAATaaaattgtgtgtgtgtgtgtgtgtgtgtgtgttttttctaTTGAGAGGATTGGtgcattatatatttatgtGTAGCTTACCATTGTTATTTATGTTTGaaaattgtttctttttttGAGAGGAAGATATAATGTTGTCTTTTCAAAATtcgtaattaaataatttatttatatttttattatattggaATATCTCGTATACAACTGTTGCCGGTAAGTTTTGCAAACATGATGAGCGGCAATAATGTCACTAATAATATTAAAGTAATTATTTTaaagcaaatttaaaatatatatgtataattatacACAAATGAGAATGTTAATTACTCCATTTCACAAGACCAAATGTGAGTTTTTAAAATATTCCTATACAAATATGGTGACAGTCATGTGGTAGTAGATTTAAGTAACTAGattatttttacttcattttagtTATGCGATACAAAAGTTTCATAACTTAATTTATTAACTAGTAATTAGTTATGTAAATTACTTTCTCTCTTCTGAAATATAGTGAAACAttatttatagtactataattttttaaatttaaactaTTCTTTCACAAAacatagtataaaattaaatttaatataatgaTAATTCTGATGAAATCATATTTGCACATGTTCATGTAAAAGCATTTGCAACTATtgtattactactataaaatagATGATATAgaattaatgataaaaatatcaATGTTTAATAGACTACATATGAGTTGAAGGGTGTACAATATATATAGCACTTAGTTAAATTTaatcattttctctctcctaattttttttttcaaaacttaaaTTCATGTAATTCTTTTGATTTTAGTTAAAGGTATTTTTTTTTGAGGAATCTAACAACTTCTTACATGCATGTGTGCAGCTCGAGATATTTGACTTATGTTCAAAAATCACTCCCAACATTAATGTACGTTATAAGAGTTTTTTTGTGCCACACATCATATACATTGTACTATATCAGTCTAT from Salvia splendens isolate huo1 unplaced genomic scaffold, SspV2 ctg599, whole genome shotgun sequence carries:
- the LOC121790728 gene encoding 2-oxoglutarate-dependent dioxygenase 19-like, coding for MAPAAVSTNSSADDTRRHQPFEFNESVQSLVDASDNLEALPTKYNLGDTNDTRASSCESLPVIDYSALTSSDPHQRSKAIAELAEACADWGFFVLVNHGVPKELIESMFATVREFFRLPDDEKKQYEAKSTSSPIACGNFNLKSTSNETFTLWRDFLKLYVHPDFHCPTKPQPLREILAEYTERTRKMARELVGAVAESMELDRQYVEEALELDSSFQKFGGNFYPPCPQPDQTIGLPPHNDPGLFTILLIHNGLAGLQIERQSHWFEVNPPPNSMIVNVGDHLEIFSNGRCKSSRHRAVVNKERERLSIAVGNGPGKDVVVGPAALLVERDGGALYRSMKYQEYVESQLSRTFNGISILDEQRIST